The genomic window CCCAGTCCGCCCAtttgttgctgttgctgctgctgctgttgctgctgctgctgttgctgcagGGGCGGTGGCTGCTGCAATTGCTTGCCATAAGCAGGGGCTATGGGGGCTGGATTTGGCGGAGGGGGCGCTGCTGAAGTGATAGGCTCGGCTCTCCTTGTGTAATCTGTCACTGGAGACCAGGAATTCCCAATTCCTCTCTTCagctcctcttcctcttctacCCTGCAAATAGCATTCCATTGCTTCTCATACTTTTCATAAGAAGGGTAATAAAGCCCCTCAAAGATCTTCAGAAGCTGAGAAGCAACACGATGCACTTCATGCCCTTCCGGGTTATAGAGAAGGGCGTTCTCAAAGGTCAGCTTTAAATCAGCCGCAAACTCTGGCGGGCCTTGGTACATGCCCTTGTTAAGCTTTGTCTTCACAGTGCCGAGATCCATGGGGTTCTTAATGATCTGATGATAGTCGTGGAGGCCCATCCCCACCACATCGACGGGGGTATTGAACCAGATGGCGCCCTTGTGCTTCATCAACTTGCTCAGGATCTGGCCGCACTTCTTCATCATGCCCGACAAGAGCTTCTCCGCCTCCGATCCAGGAGCTGGCTTCTTCGCCTTCTTGGAATCCGATCCCGATATGGGTTCCCGCGTATGGTATCCGCCAGACCTAGCCGAAGCGTCGATCCGGCTAGCGACGCTCCGGACCCGCTCGAGCTCCGAGACGAGCCTTCTTTTCAGCTCCCTTAACTCTCTTCTGGAGTAGCTTGCTAGGTTGAAGGAGATATGACCAACAGAAGAGTCTCGATTCCGGCCAGGGCCGGCAGGGCGCCGGCTCAGCGATGACGAGTCATCAGAGACAGAGGCTGCTCCAGCAGCGATCTCATCCGGCTCCATCTGCCGAGTCTGATGGTGGTTCTCATGCCCACCGTCGAGCAAAAAACCAGGGTTGTTGTAATGGTTATGGatgctagggttagggttagggttagggtttttccTCATGTACACTTTCGTCTCCCCCCAGTACGGCTCATTCCGACTCGCCAGCAGCGCCGACGCCATCCCAGTCCTCAGATCCGCAGCAATCCGGCCATCTCATCCGAtctagggtttccaacaacGCTGGGTAACATAGAAACACCACAACAGCTCACCGGACTGATCCAAGCTGAGGACGCCGCCGGCTATCGGAGAAAGAGGGAGGAGACGGCCGCGATAGAGCACCAGCGATCGGAAACctagaaagagaaagagagagatgagaGAAACCCTCGATTTGGGCGAGCTTGAATGGCAGGGGAAGGCCGGTTCTTAAAGGCAACCAGATCTGCCCGTGCTTTTAACGGGCAAGATCCTGACCGTTGATTCAATCTCAGATATTGATCTGACGGTGGTCAAGGTTTCTTCCTGCCCCAAAGGATCTGCCCATCCAATCTGTCACGGACGGCGATGCCGACCTCTGATGTACACGTGTCAAGCATCGGAGTGGGGACCGCATTCGGGGAGCTTTTCCTTTTCGTTTGGGTTTCGCGTGAATTTGGGCCGCTTGACCCGTGCGTTTCCCGCCCCCCATCCAATTATCCCAAAAAGCCCGTAAAACCGACATGAAACCCGACATTGTCTACGTGGCACTAGCAAGACGAGGTCCCACTAAAAACGGACCATTTCATTCAAGCTTTTATCTGGACCGAGAAAAGGGACCCAGAATGTGGGGCCCTGCCCTGTGGGTTGGGAACGTTCCACTGGACTGGACAATattaaaactaaagaaaaactaaaataaatgcataaatattaataaattatttgttgcAATAAGTGGTATGTACATCTCTGTCAATCCAGTTACAGTGGCATGGGGATGCGGGCATTTATAAACTATCTATAAAAATGTGgacaatatacatatatatatatatttataaactatcTATAGTTCTTATGACATGATAAGCAGGCGAGAAGATGGTCGTTTTCGGGGGTTCACTGTTTGGGTCCACATAGGAGCGGGGTACTGAATCTTATAATTTTTCCCgccaaattttttgtttttgggatcTGGGGAAGTTCAAAAAGGGAACAAATGTGTTTGACGGTGAGGTTACCGAGATAGGTGAGTTTACCCGACGGCGTTGGATGCTAATGATGCGCCTCCATGAGATGTTTGTGTTGATGATCTCGAGGCATCCGAGAGTACGTTTTTTACTTTCACCTAAAAAAGAATTCACCGAACgttaaatttgtttttcagtttttttggGATCCAACTAAAAgggcttttttttaataaattattattattttaaatgaaaataaacacatCAGTTGTTGAGAATGAGATTATAAATTCCAACAACCAGACCAATTAATTGATTTGACAATAACTCTTTTGAGTATAACTCTTAACATGTAATATGTTCCATCTAACAAGCCATTCCACCTATCACGTATAGATCTTATCAGAGAATCCAAAAACAATGACATGGAATTACATctaattggagaagaaaatatatatatatataaatgttgtgcttgtgcatgcatatatatatatatatatatatatataatatgtgatGGCATGATGTTAATGTGACATAAGAGGAGGCATTCCATGTGAAAAGCTGAGCAGCAACACAGCCAACATCACCAAAGTGTGGGGCCAAGTAACAGCCCTGATTCACAGAATCACAAGTATCAACTCTATTTGGAATTTGCTTTTCAAATCAAACtaattaattcatcaaaatTGGAAcataaatatagagaaaagtAAGCATACATTACAGTGTAATTGATTGATAAATGACAGGTGTTTGTCTagtaagtgtgttttttttttcaaaatttaatttttcagcAGAAAACAAACATATCTTTGTCGGAGGAGAGCATCCTTTTTGTTGCATGAGTTCCTACAATTCTCTCCAGCtgaaatattatgaaaaaaataaagtagttttcattttctattataAGAGTAGTAGTTAGGAGAAAACTGtagcataataaagaaaaataagattctTTTACTAATAAAGAAGAGAGGTATAGACTTACTCTAAGATGATCAAACCGTGAGAAAAGCACACTGCAAGCAATGTTTTTCGAGGCTTCAAGCATGTTAATAATCTGAATACAGACATCACAACGAAAATCATATACTTGGAAGGATAGACGAAGACTTTAGAGGTTAATGTTGACCGTTGTTACCTCAGGGTAGAATTCCTTTCTCTCTGGAAGAGAGTAAACAATTAGATTCTGTACTCCACGAATCTGCAACAAGGTGGAGTCGGCATTTGTTAGAAGACTGTAAAGCTAAACATCATAGAatacaaatcacaaattttaagGACATGAATGAATAGAAGGATTTCTCTAAGTTCACATGAAACAAGACAGGCTACAGAGTTATGGTTTATTGCTTTGCAAGGTGGCAACAATATCCTTGCTAACAAGAAATCAGACATGAACACAAACCTTGTATCTGTGATAGAAATGAGCTCTCTCAGTATAGAGCATGATCTTTCTCTTGCCCTCGAAAAACCAAACCCTTGCACGAGATATATCACTGGGCTTTGTGTACCTACACAATGGATTAACACGAGACTGAAATATTGAGCAGTTCTGTTGACATGTGAAGTTTTATTGCAAAATTTACAACTGCGAAGAGTTGTGTCTGTatgtcaacaaaaataacaaagaaaagaaggtaTTTCAATCACAAAATGCTGGCAAAGTTGTCTAGTTTAAAGTTGAGCAATTAACTTTCATGATAAAAAGGAGTCAGAGTGTTGTCTTACTCTCCAAGCAAACAGAAAGAAGCATTCTGAGACTTCAAGAAATTTCGTATCCTGACGAATTCAAAATAGGAACTTATAAACAGCATAGTTCCACCCTGTGTAAACATATTTAAGGCATTACATACCTATAGAGTATAGTGCACATAAATGGaaacatgtaaataatatataccTAGCCATCTAAACCAATTTGGGATTTAATTGAACAAAGAATAGATAAGGAGAAGGatgatacaaaaaataaaattcataaatagtGGCAATATTATACACATCCACACAAAAGAATGTCATACCTCAAGTGAATCTTTTATCTTAGGGAACACCTGCACAACACAATCAACTCTATCAGGCATCAGTTGACCAGGACAAAATAAGAACCGGTGTTTAACAAaccagaaatatatataagtcaCAATCCACAATAATAAAGTCAGGGAGCAATCAACATAAAATTCTTCATATTACCCACCTCTATAGTCTATATAGTAAGAGTATAGTATGAAATATTACATTAACGAAAGCATAAATCATGAGCAATCATACTAAGACTATATTATGTGAAAGTGCCAGCATGCAAGAACATAAATTCGCATAATTTATAATATGGGATTACACAAGTTGGGCAGTCATATCAAGGCttgtagaaatttttttgtaagGCAGTTGAGGCCCCCTGTGTTCTATTTATGGGTCCTTCTTTAATTACACTTCAATGTCAAAAGGAATAATTGCTcaggtaaaaaaatgaaatataagaCTCGCCATACTAAATATTATTCACTAACCTTCCCACAACTCTTCCTAATCATCCTGTGCATATAACTTTAAGATCTGCCCTACTGGAGTACTTTCAGACTCGCAttcatgtttttcaaatttcaaccaCAGTGCTACATAAAATGTATTCATACACATAACAATCGCGTTTCTCAGCACATTTTAATAGTATGGGTGAAAAGTTGTAAGACTAACCCTTTTAGTGAAGTAATCTAGACGGGCATCATCAACTTCAGCAATTGAAGGAGCATCAAATTGTTCATACACCTGAGTAATTGCAGAGTCAAAAGACAAACATCTACACAACAATTCATATCACAACAATACACAAGTTTGATCCGTGCTCTAGATGTGGATGAGCAAAAATAGTTTTCACTACCTGCCTTACTTGAAGCAAAACTTTAGGTAGAACACCTTTATGCTCGGTTAACAGCTTGACCTTAAAAACAAAGCAACAGCTCTTGTCAGCGTAAAAtcatatgaaaaacaaaattgggTATGACAAAGTTTTACAGATAAACAAACCTTCCCTTCATAATTAACACAAAGTCGGTTGAATAATGCATTCATTTCTACAAAGTAGAAAGCAGAGAGGTCAGAGTgctaggaaataaaaaaaaaattatagaaatttgTCATACACCATATACAACAAATAAACTGCCAGCTTTAGAGGGTAAAACACATGTCCCTGTGCAGCCAAGTAGCTCTCTGAATATATAGATAGTTAACAGTTTACAAATACTTCCAACATCAATAGTAATTAAACGTTAGTTCCATACCTGGATTAAGAAATGAGCTTAAGAGTATCGTTTGCCGATAAAAGCGTGCCTGGCCATCCAGATACCTAATTAAGAAGCATAAACAGAAGAATAAAATGCATTGATTGAGCATCATTGAAGAACCATTACATCTTCAAGCCACACAGGTAGATAACAAGAAAAATGTTTGCTCAGTCAAAATGGTGGAAGgtataatatacataatttggAACCTACCATGGTCTAATGCGCATGATGTCGGTGCCATGCTGCTTAGATGGTGTGCAGTTCAATTGTTCAACAACAGTATTCACATGAGACCAGTTCTGCAAGTTCCACAGCAAGCATAAATAGATGGTATTCATCATTACAAAGCAGAAGGAAAATCTTGTGTTTGAAGTCAAAATCCTTACCTGCATTGCTATAACATCTGCGTGATCAACAATAAGGACCTGGTTCAAATTACCACTTAAATTAAgactattaattatttcaaaagagaagaagaacatgCAGGTCATGAAGAAGCTGAGGACACGTAAATTCTGAAATGATAGACATAGCTATATACCTCTATTGAGGATAGGTAATCAACATCCTTATCCTTGTCAATCTCTGCCTCCCCAATTTTCTGACAGGAAATAACAACAAGACATGCAGACAATCAAACAGGTGCAAGCAACTTTGAAGAAATGCATGTAAATAAGTAGAGAAGTACACAAATTTAGGAAGCAGATGGCACATGTGAAAAACTTACAGTTACTAATCCAAGAGGAGATGCTACGATTATGTCAGAAGAATAAAAATCACTGTACAGCTTAATACTtttcctacaaaaataaaacaaacaaacaaaatgaataaaataatttaacacTAATTCTAATACAACTATACAAGAGCATTTGctattaggaaaagaaaagaaaattaatgaaaaacctCATACACTCGAAGGTTAATTTAGTAATAGTTAGACTCAGCCACAAAAGAAGATAGTCTGGGTTGCGATGATGCAATGCTAGATAGCTAGTAGGCTTTTACCCCAGTTTTACAGGCCAAAAATTCTGTGGTTGGCAACAGAATGATGGATTGATGCAAATAATCTCTGATCAGTAAGCTTAATTCTCTAGTAACATTTTAATAGTTAGTTTCTTTCCCACATGCCAGCAAGAGAAAAGATAGGAGAACATGCAAAATTTCATGATTATTTACCATTTTACCCAATGGGCCTAGTACACCATATCATAAtgcaaaatacaataaaatgatTTCTTGTATAGTATGGAAATAAATTGAAGGGATGTAAAGCACCATCACCAAGAAGCCTAATATTGTCATGAAACCTGTCAGTATAGTTTAATTTGCTGCCATAAGAAATCACTTAAATGATCTTTTATCTAACTTAGCTTTTAAATATCACATCAGGGAAATTATGTCCTATATAGCCACATCAAGAACTTGATTACATTATAGCAAACACCTCTAAAACAGCAAAAACAAAATGAGATTGCTCTAAAATAATTGCTTCGAATAATCAACAAAGCGGGGTGCATGTCATAATGAAGTGCATGGTCAGAATATACAAAGGCAGATCATGGAAAAACTGTTCAGTAGATCCATATATTTATCCCTAATGAATACCAAGTATcaagaacaaaaaatataaaatctgaACTAGTTTTCAGTAGTGAGAATCCTATAAATAGTTACTTTGTGAATTTGATGCCAACCACAAAGTGATCATCATGGTTGCCACCAAAAAGAAGTTGGAAATCAGTAGGTTTTACAGATTTTTGAGATTTGGAGCTGGCATCATTATTTGATACATCATCCTCAGCATCTTCAGCTCCAAATTCTTCCGAAAATCGATCAAAGTACTCCACATTAGcctgcaaaataaatttataaagacgCCAATAATTAGAGTATCAAAGTATCTATTTACTCTAAATATTGAGACATAAAGGTCTCCAAGGTGAAGCTAGTTGCATACGCTTAACATACTTTATCTGATGAGGGAGTCAGTTGGATTAGCCTTTTGACAACACGTAGTGCTATGCTCCTAAGGGGTAATAGGAACATCACCTGTCAAAATACATTTTTCCTCGAATGAGCTTGATATGTAAACGGAAGCACAAAATAAAtggagattgtttaatttcttaatgCCAAGTTTGTTTTTCGTTATTCTTAGCCACAAAATGACCGAAAAACAGtatgaaattcaaaatataaattatgagtcTTTTATCACCACCTTCGCACGGGTAAAGCCATGGTCAAGAAAGCTGCCACCATAGATAATATCTTCCTTTTTAccatcttcattcttcttctgcTTTGCATCATTTTTAGTAACGAGATCCCTAGttctatatatatgatttaactGCAAAATAGGTTCAGTATctcaaaaaacaaaggaaaatagTTATTAACTGTGCAGATAGGATGAGCACATACAGCATGCATAATATATGCATCCATAATACTTGAATCCTCTTCCCGGCCTTTGAGATAAAAAGGCTTCTTGTTGCAGTGCATTATATCTTGATAGCTATTGCCTTTGGTAGGAAGataaaacaaagtaaaacaTATGTTCGCAGATAAATAAAAGCATCATTTCTTTCATTGAAATGTCAAAGAAATACTCACAAAGGGAAAAGAATAATCTCTGCTTTGACGAATGAAAATCACCAGATCCTTGTGTTCCAAAAATGTTCAGCCAGTGCTTAAACAGCTTCTCCTTCAATCCATAGCACAAGTCACTGCTAACCTCCTAAAGGGTATAAGCATCATGAATTTGGGGCAGGAATTTAATCGATGACAGGCAATACAAGTATCATATCTTAATACAACTCAAAAAACCACACAAGATATTGATGAACTTAACTGAATTCCCTATGTCAAATATCTAACTTTCGTGATAATTTGGTTATTACCAGTTATACATTTACTAGAAGCATTCCTTAATAAAACTATGACTAGTTAACAAAGTTGAACAAGCTTCCCTCAAATTCAACAAAGGAGAGATAATCAAGTTcataaagtaaaaataaagttgTACCAAATTGCTTGGTGAAGACATACCTTCATAAAATGTTCACTTGTTCCTACCCACTTTGACACTGGTATGTTAGTTGCAGGCATCTCCCATTTAAACTTCCATTTCTTTTTGGTCAAGTCATCAACTTCTTCACTTTTTAGTGTATGAGTCAAGTGAAGTTGGAATGAGCTGCACAAAGGGAATCAGCAAAATTTTCACAATTGACCAGACAACCTTCTCAAAGGTCATGCATAACACTAGGGAAGAGGGATGGAAAAAGAGGGCCATGTCCCCgctttttacaaattaatgactatagtattaaaaaaattatgtttttatgaaaacacctataaaaatttatagtttagcCCTTCTagctttttacaaattagtatatacatagtataattgtataaaaagaaaaatatttgtaaaaatctatAGTTTGGCACATAgcattttacaaattagtatatatagcataaaaaattatatttaaaaaaattataaaaatctatagTTTGGCatcttgggtttttacaaattagtatatggtataaagaaaattatattttcaagaaaatataagtaaaaatctatattttggcccaaaagctttttattaattagtatatatggtaaaaaaattatatcctttgaagaatatttgaaaaaaaatctatagcCACTTggatttttacaaattagtatgtataatataaaaaaaattatattttccggaaagtatttataaaaatctataattGGGCCCCCtagttttttatgaattaatatatttagttaaaaaattatattcttaggAAAACATTTGTGAAAAATCTATAGTTTGTCCCtttgttttttacaaattagtatatataatataaaaaaattattttcttaagaaaatatttttccaaaaattctaTAGTTTGGTCCCCAGCTTTTACAAATTAGCAAGGTCAATGCAAGCAATAATTTGAGAAGGGCAGAATCAGGATGCTTAATAGGCATTGATCCATCTAACTCTCTACTTACAAGTGATCTACATTGGAGATATTTTTGGAGATAAtcaagactaaaaaaaaaaaaaatacgtaTAATCATAAAACCTTGTATCATTTGTCTTATTAGCAGAATCACAGTTATGTTCATCATCATCTGCATCATCTCCATCATAAGATTCCTCTTCATCCTCGGATGCAGCTTCTTCACCATGATCTACATTAGCAGGCTCGGTGCCTGTGATTTCATACCTTGCAGCCTTTCCGAAGTTAAATTTACCAGGagatcctttaaaaaaaataataataaaaggggaaaaaagagaaggagaaataatcaattattGATCACCAGAGACTACAAATCCAAAAGTTAAAAGTGAATTGATCTGAAAAACCTAAAATGAGGCCACAAATTTATTAACAGTTCAACACATACAGGTCTTTCATCAAATAGAATGAAGGAAAAGTTCAGGACTACctagaataaaataaaacaaaagaaaataaaccacaCCTTCACGGTCATCTTCTTTATCAGAAACACCAGCAGAGTCTGAGCccccatcttcatcttcttcttcttcttcatcacttaAGCCTTCTTGCTCTCTTTGCCtaaccaaagaaacaaaaagataacAGTTGCCAAACACTCAAATgtccacacacacacaaataaagCAAGCATAAACTCAAGTTCATACAAAgaccaaaaaaattcatgacCAACAAGCcaaattccaaagacaagcaATGTGCATTTAACTTGCTCAATACCAGTTATGttactaaaaactaaaaattatctttttgatCACACAACAAACATGAAAAAGCAAATATTTGCAGCAATAATAATGGACAAACCTCCTCATGTACAATTTAGCAAGCTTGTCACTACCAGACCCCAACGCCTTCAGCAAATTGTCATACATCGACGGTTCTCTATAAACACCGCCAATTTCTTCTTCCGAAACATCACTTGCTAAAAAGTCAATTCAACAAACAACAAACCTTCACATCAATAAATCCCACACACGTTTCAACTAAATATGCAAAAGTTTTTCCTCTAATGATACTCAATACTGAAGCAAAATCAAACCTGAGCTAGTTGGCATGGGGACATCAATGATCTTATCATCA from Dioscorea cayenensis subsp. rotundata cultivar TDr96_F1 chromosome 9, TDr96_F1_v2_PseudoChromosome.rev07_lg8_w22 25.fasta, whole genome shotgun sequence includes these protein-coding regions:
- the LOC120268960 gene encoding transcription factor GTE7-like; protein product: MASALLASRNEPYWGETKVYMRKNPNPNPNPSIHNHYNNPGFLLDGGHENHHQTRQMEPDEIAAGAASVSDDSSSLSRRPAGPGRNRDSSVGHISFNLASYSRRELRELKRRLVSELERVRSVASRIDASARSGGYHTREPISGSDSKKAKKPAPGSEAEKLLSGMMKKCGQILSKLMKHKGAIWFNTPVDVVGMGLHDYHQIIKNPMDLGTVKTKLNKGMYQGPPEFAADLKLTFENALLYNPEGHEVHRVASQLLKIFEGLYYPSYEKYEKQWNAICRVEEEEELKRGIGNSWSPVTDYTRRAEPITSAAPPPPNPAPIAPAYGKQLQQPPPLQQQQQQQQQQQQQQQMGGLGRVSTVKQPKPKAKDPNKRAMTLDEKQKLSLGLQSLPDEKMEHVIQIVRRRNGDPMQHGDEILLDFETMDNETLWELDRFVGNCKKMMSKMRRLEALAGANATAAGGASTAPASAHADDGDKSPTAAKRSKKGETGDEDVDIGDEMPSLHYPSVEIEKDTGNASSSSSSGSDSSSSSSDSDSGSSSDSDSGGGEDEAQSPGGAAPDSRPSLP
- the LOC120268737 gene encoding U3 small nucleolar RNA-associated protein 25 isoform X3; the encoded protein is MARKESRKRPKATKVAENAKKGSFSAKRRRPDDKIIDVPMPTSSASDVSEEEIGGVYREPSMYDNLLKALGSGSDKLAKLYMRRQREQEGLSDEEEEEDEDGGSDSAGVSDKEDDREGYEITGTEPANVDHGEEAASEDEEESYDGDDADDDEHNCDSANKTNDTSSFQLHLTHTLKSEEVDDLTKKKWKFKWEMPATNIPVSKWVGTSEHFMKEVSSDLCYGLKEKLFKHWLNIFGTQGSGDFHSSKQRLFFSLCNSYQDIMHCNKKPFYLKGREEDSSIMDAYIMHALNHIYRTRDLVTKNDAKQKKNEDGKKEDIIYGGSFLDHGFTRAKVMFLLPLRSIALRVVKRLIQLTPSSDKANVEYFDRFSEEFGAEDAEDDVSNNDASSKSQKSVKPTDFQLLFGGNHDDHFVVGIKFTKKSIKLYSDFYSSDIIVASPLGLVTKIGEAEIDKDKDVDYLSSIEVLIVDHADVIAMQNWSHVNTVVEQLNCTPSKQHGTDIMRIRPWYLDGQARFYRQTILLSSFLNPEMNALFNRLCVNYEGKVKLLTEHKGVLPKVLLQVRQVYEQFDAPSIAEVDDARLDYFTKRVFPKIKDSLEGGTMLFISSYFEFVRIRNFLKSQNASFCLLGEYTKPSDISRARVWFFEGKRKIMLYTERAHFYHRYKIRGVQNLIVYSLPERKEFYPEIINMLEASKNIACSVLFSRFDHLRLERIVGTHATKRMLSSDKDMFVFC
- the LOC120268737 gene encoding U3 small nucleolar RNA-associated protein 25 isoform X2 yields the protein MARKESRKRPKATKVAENAKKGSFSAKRRRPDDKIIDVPMPTSSASDVSEEEIGGVYREPSMYDNLLKALGSGSDKLAKLYMRRQREQEGLSDEEEEEDEDGGSDSAGVSDKEDDREGSPGKFNFGKAARYEITGTEPANVDHGEEAASEDEEESYDGDDADDDEHNCDSANKTNDTSSFQLHLTHTLKSEEVDDLTKKKWKFKWEMPATNIPVSKWVGTSEHFMKEKLFKHWLNIFGTQGSGDFHSSKQRLFFSLCNSYQDIMHCNKKPFYLKGREEDSSIMDAYIMHALNHIYRTRDLVTKNDAKQKKNEDGKKEDIIYGGSFLDHGFTRAKVMFLLPLRSIALRVVKRLIQLTPSSDKANVEYFDRFSEEFGAEDAEDDVSNNDASSKSQKSVKPTDFQLLFGGNHDDHFVVGIKFTKKSIKLYSDFYSSDIIVASPLGLVTKIGEAEIDKDKDVDYLSSIEVLIVDHADVIAMQNWSHVNTVVEQLNCTPSKQHGTDIMRIRPWYLDGQARFYRQTILLSSFLNPEMNALFNRLCVNYEGKVKLLTEHKGVLPKVLLQVRQVYEQFDAPSIAEVDDARLDYFTKRVFPKIKDSLEGGTMLFISSYFEFVRIRNFLKSQNASFCLLGEYTKPSDISRARVWFFEGKRKIMLYTERAHFYHRYKIRGVQNLIVYSLPERKEFYPEIINMLEASKNIACSVLFSRFDHLRLERIVGTHATKRMLSSDKDMFVFC
- the LOC120268737 gene encoding U3 small nucleolar RNA-associated protein 25 isoform X1; this translates as MARKESRKRPKATKVAENAKKGSFSAKRRRPDDKIIDVPMPTSSASDVSEEEIGGVYREPSMYDNLLKALGSGSDKLAKLYMRRQREQEGLSDEEEEEDEDGGSDSAGVSDKEDDREGSPGKFNFGKAARYEITGTEPANVDHGEEAASEDEEESYDGDDADDDEHNCDSANKTNDTSSFQLHLTHTLKSEEVDDLTKKKWKFKWEMPATNIPVSKWVGTSEHFMKEVSSDLCYGLKEKLFKHWLNIFGTQGSGDFHSSKQRLFFSLCNSYQDIMHCNKKPFYLKGREEDSSIMDAYIMHALNHIYRTRDLVTKNDAKQKKNEDGKKEDIIYGGSFLDHGFTRAKVMFLLPLRSIALRVVKRLIQLTPSSDKANVEYFDRFSEEFGAEDAEDDVSNNDASSKSQKSVKPTDFQLLFGGNHDDHFVVGIKFTKKSIKLYSDFYSSDIIVASPLGLVTKIGEAEIDKDKDVDYLSSIEVLIVDHADVIAMQNWSHVNTVVEQLNCTPSKQHGTDIMRIRPWYLDGQARFYRQTILLSSFLNPEMNALFNRLCVNYEGKVKLLTEHKGVLPKVLLQVRQVYEQFDAPSIAEVDDARLDYFTKRVFPKIKDSLEGGTMLFISSYFEFVRIRNFLKSQNASFCLLGEYTKPSDISRARVWFFEGKRKIMLYTERAHFYHRYKIRGVQNLIVYSLPERKEFYPEIINMLEASKNIACSVLFSRFDHLRLERIVGTHATKRMLSSDKDMFVFC